Proteins found in one Streptococcus iniae genomic segment:
- a CDS encoding PTS sugar transporter subunit IIB yields the protein MLRIGTACGSGLGSSFMVQMNIESVLKDLGVTGVEVEHYDIGGADPSAADVWIVGRDLEDVAGHLGDVRILNSIIDMDELRELVTAICQEKGLI from the coding sequence ATGTTGAGAATTGGTACAGCTTGTGGTTCAGGTCTAGGGTCAAGTTTTATGGTCCAAATGAATATTGAATCTGTTTTGAAAGATTTAGGTGTTACAGGTGTTGAAGTAGAGCATTATGATATTGGCGGTGCAGATCCAAGTGCAGCAGATGTTTGGATTGTTGGTCGTGATTTGGAAGATGTTGCAGGCCACCTAGGGGATGTTCGCATTTTAAATAGTATTATTGATATGGATGAACTACGTGAATTAGTTACTGCTATTTGTCAGGAAAAAGGCCTTATCTAG
- a CDS encoding PTS ascorbate transporter subunit IIC, whose product MKFLVDIVSTPAILVALIAIIGLLLQKKATPDIVKGGIKTFVGFLVVSGGAGIIQSSLNPFGKMFEHAFHLSGVVPNNEAIVALALTKFGSTTALIMFAGMIFNILIARFTKFKYIFLTGHHTLYMACMIAVIMSVSGFTSVSLIIFGGLALGIIMSVSPAFVQKYMVMLTGNDKVALGHFSSLGYLLSGFLGGLVGDKSKSTEDINFPKSLVFLRDSTVSITISMTIFYLIVAIFAGPSWIAKELSNGTHGLVYALQLAGQFAAGVFVILAGVRLILGEIVPAFKGISEKLVPNSKPALDCPIVYPYAPNAVLIGFLSSFAGGLVSMAVMLMTGTTVILPGVVPHFFCGATAGVIGNASGGIRGATVGAFFQGVLISYLPIFLMPVLGGLGFEGSTFSDADFGLSGIILGALNKAGGTTAIAIGLILILLALVGLSFVGKAKNEEVH is encoded by the coding sequence ATGAAGTTTTTAGTTGATATTGTCAGTACACCGGCCATTCTTGTTGCCTTAATTGCAATTATTGGCTTACTTTTACAAAAGAAAGCTACCCCAGATATTGTTAAAGGTGGTATTAAGACTTTTGTAGGTTTCTTGGTAGTGTCAGGTGGAGCGGGCATTATTCAAAGTTCTTTGAACCCATTTGGAAAAATGTTTGAGCATGCCTTTCACCTCTCAGGGGTTGTTCCAAATAACGAAGCAATTGTAGCTCTTGCTTTAACAAAATTTGGGTCAACAACAGCATTAATCATGTTTGCTGGGATGATTTTTAACATTCTTATTGCTCGATTTACCAAGTTTAAATATATTTTCTTAACAGGTCATCATACCTTATACATGGCTTGTATGATTGCTGTTATCATGTCTGTTTCAGGCTTTACTTCTGTTTCTCTTATTATTTTTGGTGGTTTAGCACTTGGTATTATCATGAGTGTGTCTCCAGCTTTTGTCCAAAAATACATGGTCATGTTAACAGGAAATGATAAAGTCGCTTTGGGCCACTTTAGTTCATTAGGCTATCTTCTTAGTGGCTTTCTAGGGGGCTTGGTTGGAGATAAATCAAAATCAACAGAAGATATTAATTTTCCAAAAAGTTTGGTTTTCTTACGAGATAGTACAGTAAGTATCACCATTTCAATGACCATTTTCTATTTAATTGTTGCTATTTTTGCTGGTCCATCATGGATTGCTAAAGAATTGTCAAATGGAACACATGGTCTTGTTTATGCCTTGCAATTAGCAGGTCAATTTGCTGCGGGAGTCTTTGTTATCCTTGCAGGTGTTCGTTTAATTTTAGGGGAGATTGTTCCAGCCTTCAAAGGAATTTCTGAAAAATTGGTTCCAAACTCAAAACCAGCTTTGGATTGTCCAATTGTTTACCCTTACGCACCAAATGCTGTTCTTATTGGTTTTCTGTCAAGTTTTGCAGGAGGTTTGGTAAGTATGGCTGTTATGCTTATGACAGGTACGACAGTTATTTTACCAGGGGTTGTTCCTCATTTCTTCTGTGGTGCGACAGCTGGTGTTATTGGTAACGCCTCAGGTGGTATTCGTGGTGCAACAGTTGGTGCCTTCTTCCAAGGGGTGTTAATCAGTTATCTGCCAATTTTCTTGATGCCTGTTTTAGGTGGTCTTGGTTTTGAAGGGTCAACATTCTCAGATGCTGACTTTGGTTTATCAGGTATTATTTTAGGTGCTTTAAA
- the treP gene encoding PTS system trehalose-specific EIIBC component, producing MGKFENEARTLLAAIGGKENIKAVTHCATRMRFVLNDNSKANVKEIEKISAVKGTFTNAGQFQVIIGNDVPIFYNDFTAVSGVEGVSKEAAKSAAKSNQNVIQRVMTMLAEIFTPIIPAIIVGGLILGFRNILEGVPFEFLDGKKIVEVSTFWAGVNHFLWLPGEAIFHFLPVGITWSVTRKMGTTQILGIVLGICLVSPQLLNAYAVTSTPASEIAKNWVWDFGAFQINRIGYQAQVIPALLAGLSLSYLEIFWRKRIPEVISMIFVPFLSLVPALILAHTVLGPLGWTIGKGISFVVLAGLTGPVKWLFGAIFGALYAPLVITGLHHMTNAIDTQLIADTASRTTGLWPMIALSNIAQGSAVFAYYLMNRHDERKAEVSLAAAISAYLGVTEPALFGVNVKYIYPFVAGMIGSGVAGLLSTTFNVQANAIGVGGLPGFMSINAKYMIPFFICMAAAIAVPMLLTFFFHKSKIMTKVEEQELMEANDLSNQAETSSEVTSLTNGTSVALTSPLTGSVKALSEASDQVFAQGIMGQGLLIQPTDGKLVSPVDGQVTVLFPTKHAVGLVSTEGLELLMHIGMDTVNLEGKGFTSHVQQGDMVKVGDPLISFDIDLIEAAGYKTETPVVVTNQDAYNLVFKHDLSGHISRNEDLFVAEKK from the coding sequence CTGCCGTTAAAGGGACATTTACAAATGCCGGTCAATTCCAAGTTATCATTGGAAATGATGTGCCAATTTTTTATAATGACTTCACGGCAGTATCTGGGGTAGAAGGTGTTTCTAAAGAAGCAGCTAAGTCAGCGGCTAAAAGTAATCAAAATGTTATCCAACGTGTGATGACAATGCTTGCTGAAATCTTTACACCGATCATTCCTGCAATCATTGTTGGGGGTCTTATTTTAGGCTTCCGTAATATTCTTGAGGGTGTTCCTTTTGAATTTCTAGACGGTAAAAAAATTGTTGAAGTGTCTACTTTCTGGGCTGGGGTTAATCATTTCTTATGGTTACCAGGAGAAGCTATTTTCCACTTCTTGCCTGTAGGTATTACATGGTCTGTGACACGTAAAATGGGGACTACTCAAATTCTTGGTATTGTATTAGGAATCTGTTTGGTTTCACCACAGTTGCTAAATGCCTATGCTGTAACAAGTACTCCCGCTTCTGAAATTGCTAAGAACTGGGTTTGGGATTTTGGTGCTTTCCAAATTAATCGTATTGGTTATCAAGCCCAAGTTATTCCAGCTTTATTAGCAGGTTTATCACTGTCTTATCTTGAAATTTTCTGGCGGAAACGTATTCCAGAAGTTATTTCAATGATTTTTGTACCATTCTTGTCATTGGTTCCCGCTTTAATTCTTGCGCATACGGTGTTAGGGCCTCTTGGTTGGACAATTGGTAAAGGAATTTCATTTGTTGTTCTTGCTGGTTTAACTGGACCTGTTAAATGGTTGTTTGGTGCTATTTTTGGAGCACTTTATGCACCACTTGTTATTACTGGTCTTCACCATATGACAAATGCTATTGATACGCAATTGATTGCAGATACTGCAAGTCGTACAACTGGTCTATGGCCAATGATTGCTCTTTCAAACATTGCTCAAGGTTCTGCTGTCTTTGCCTATTACTTGATGAATCGTCATGATGAACGTAAAGCAGAAGTGTCGCTTGCAGCAGCTATCTCAGCTTATCTTGGGGTTACAGAGCCTGCATTGTTTGGTGTTAACGTTAAATACATCTATCCATTTGTAGCTGGTATGATTGGTTCAGGTGTTGCTGGTTTATTATCAACAACATTTAATGTTCAAGCTAATGCTATTGGTGTTGGGGGACTTCCAGGATTTATGTCAATCAACGCTAAATATATGATTCCATTCTTTATCTGTATGGCTGCAGCTATTGCAGTACCGATGTTATTAACTTTCTTCTTCCATAAATCAAAAATCATGACTAAAGTTGAAGAGCAAGAGTTAATGGAAGCTAATGATTTGTCAAATCAAGCGGAAACTTCTTCTGAAGTAACAAGTTTAACTAATGGTACTAGTGTTGCTCTTACAAGTCCATTGACTGGTAGTGTAAAAGCATTGAGCGAAGCTAGTGATCAAGTATTTGCCCAAGGTATTATGGGACAAGGATTGCTTATTCAACCTACTGATGGGAAGTTGGTTTCTCCAGTTGATGGTCAAGTGACAGTACTTTTCCCAACAAAACACGCTGTTGGTCTAGTGTCAACTGAAGGCTTGGAATTACTAATGCACATTGGTATGGATACTGTAAATCTTGAAGGAAAAGGCTTTACAAGTCATGTTCAACAAGGTGATATGGTTAAAGTTGGAGATCCTTTGATTTCATTTGATATTGACCTTATCGAAGCTGCTGGTTACAAAACGGAAACACCAGTTGTTGTGACAAATCAAGATGCTTATAACTTAGTATTCAAACATGATTTGTCTGGTCACATTTCCCGCAATGAAGACTTGTTTGTGGCTGAAAAGAAATAA
- a CDS encoding BglG family transcription antiterminator — translation MVDHKAVIILITLMTHKELSLYELSVKTKFSIKELKSYLDLLNHFLDNHHYGQLQEKNGRFSVSQMTKACSEEIFSALNKEQIYLPQDERLDLIYLYTFCRRDFVSNNHYQDFLKVSKNTTLTDIKALRQKMAVYHLELPYTRASGYTIKGAEKDKHRMAFESISSLVKSSMGIWTLEYVLDSWDYNVSYETIEQKVNLYYQTFKMSPILNRLQESIYHLIFIICRYLRPVDRIVMEPLLVSDQLQGLSHLMSSEILSELKEQCDLSREDQDYLSVLLAGSFEGEGDYNHQFFQSLTKAIVQKMQDISILNFDHITTLYSDLERHLVPAYYRLRYALPSDNEYTSRIKQDYAELFDLVKQSLEPLAHEVKRSIPDGEIAYFVLHFGGYLKKADNEKRSHYRAVIICPNGVSSSLIIKENLKILFPEISFQGVSRIDQLAQMAVEDYDMVFSTISIETQKPSYLVPMIMTEEQSFQLSALVTKDFPILGNDLEMEQLFGVIRQYASITHENELRIALKKFLRQDLVRKDYRPVLDELITEATYQSCSEQLEWRDAIRLAAKPLRDSGQIRETYPEAMIAKVEEFGPFINLGSGIAIPHARPEDGVNAVGMSMLVLEKPIYLLDDPKQEIYLLICIAAIDNETHLKALSHLTTILRSKEAISQLLQSHSYQDIKTIIKQEA, via the coding sequence ATGGTTGATCATAAAGCTGTCATTATTTTAATTACTTTGATGACGCATAAAGAACTGTCACTTTATGAATTAAGTGTTAAAACAAAATTTTCCATTAAGGAACTAAAAAGTTACTTGGACCTTCTGAATCACTTTTTGGATAATCATCATTATGGGCAATTGCAAGAAAAAAATGGTCGTTTTTCAGTTTCTCAGATGACAAAGGCGTGTTCAGAAGAGATCTTTTCTGCCTTAAATAAAGAGCAAATTTACCTTCCACAAGATGAACGATTGGATTTAATTTACCTTTATACTTTTTGCCGGAGAGATTTTGTTTCAAATAATCATTATCAAGATTTTTTAAAGGTCAGCAAAAATACCACTTTAACGGATATTAAAGCCCTACGACAGAAAATGGCTGTTTATCATTTGGAGCTTCCTTATACTAGGGCAAGTGGATACACAATCAAAGGAGCTGAAAAAGATAAACATCGCATGGCCTTTGAAAGTATTTCCTCATTGGTTAAATCATCGATGGGAATTTGGACATTAGAATATGTTCTTGATTCCTGGGACTACAATGTTTCATATGAAACAATTGAACAAAAGGTTAATCTTTACTATCAAACCTTTAAAATGTCTCCTATTTTGAATCGTCTCCAAGAATCAATCTATCACCTTATCTTTATCATCTGTCGCTACTTAAGACCCGTTGATAGGATAGTTATGGAGCCATTGTTGGTTTCAGATCAATTACAGGGATTAAGTCACTTGATGTCCTCTGAAATTTTATCTGAATTAAAAGAACAATGTGACTTAAGTCGAGAAGACCAAGATTATCTGTCTGTGTTGCTGGCGGGATCCTTTGAAGGTGAAGGAGATTATAACCATCAGTTCTTTCAGTCTTTGACCAAGGCAATTGTTCAAAAGATGCAAGACATTTCCATTTTAAATTTTGACCATATCACAACATTATACAGTGATTTAGAAAGGCATTTAGTTCCAGCCTATTATCGTTTACGTTATGCTCTTCCTAGTGATAATGAGTATACCTCTCGGATCAAGCAAGACTATGCTGAATTGTTTGATTTGGTTAAACAGTCTCTAGAGCCTTTGGCGCATGAGGTGAAAAGATCGATTCCAGATGGTGAAATTGCTTATTTTGTACTCCATTTTGGTGGTTACTTGAAAAAGGCAGATAATGAGAAAAGGTCGCACTACCGAGCAGTTATTATTTGCCCCAACGGGGTTAGTTCATCACTAATCATTAAAGAGAATTTGAAGATTCTTTTTCCAGAAATTTCCTTTCAAGGAGTTTCAAGGATTGACCAACTTGCTCAAATGGCAGTGGAAGATTATGATATGGTTTTTTCAACCATCAGTATTGAAACGCAAAAACCATCTTATTTGGTGCCCATGATTATGACTGAGGAACAATCTTTCCAACTCAGTGCTTTGGTGACTAAGGATTTTCCAATTCTAGGCAATGATTTGGAAATGGAACAATTATTTGGAGTGATTAGGCAGTACGCTTCAATTACACATGAAAATGAATTAAGGATTGCTTTGAAAAAATTCTTAAGGCAAGACCTTGTTAGAAAGGATTATAGACCAGTGTTAGATGAACTTATTACGGAAGCAACCTATCAGAGTTGCTCTGAACAACTAGAGTGGAGGGATGCCATTCGCCTTGCTGCAAAACCATTACGTGATAGTGGACAAATTAGAGAAACTTACCCAGAAGCCATGATTGCAAAGGTGGAAGAGTTTGGTCCTTTCATTAATTTGGGAAGTGGTATTGCTATTCCCCATGCCCGTCCAGAAGACGGAGTTAATGCAGTTGGTATGTCAATGCTTGTTTTAGAAAAGCCCATTTATTTGTTAGATGATCCTAAACAGGAAATCTATTTGTTGATTTGTATTGCAGCTATTGATAATGAAACTCATTTGAAGGCTTTGTCGCATTTGACAACTATTTTACGAAGTAAGGAAGCTATTTCCCAATTACTTCAGTCACATTCTTATCAGGATATTAAAACTATTATTAAACAGGAGGCATAA
- the treC gene encoding alpha,alpha-phosphotrehalase: protein MAIDKRKVVYQIYPKSYKDTSGNGVGDLRGIIDKIPYLKELGVDMVWLNPFYPSPQRDNGYDVSDYRAVNPEFGTMADFEEMVAIAKDNGIEFMLDMVLNHCSTDHEWFQKALAGDSFYQDFFILRDQPTDWVSKFGGNAWAPFGDTGKYYLHLFDVTQADLNWRNPHVREELFKVVNFWRDKGVKGFRFDVINLIGKDQELEDCPINDGKPAYTDKPITHDYLKMMNNASFGQDTSFMTVGEMSATTIENCILYTAPEREELSMAFNFHHLKVDYQDGQKWTIMDFDFLALRDLFHSWGEGMSQGNGWNALFYNNHDQPRALNRFVNVEDFRNEGATMLAASIHLSRGTPYIYMGEEIGMLDPDYDSMADYVDIESLNAYQMMLDQGKSKEEAFEIIKAKSRDNSRTPMQWDASQNAGFSTATPWLKAGKSYSQINVENEKNGKIFPFYQKLIKLRKEMPLIAEGDYKAAYQDSESVYAFERELDGQQLLVLNHFYEEEVTLNLPLAYQHGQVLISNYDDHIVTDKVTLKPYQTLAILGK, encoded by the coding sequence ATGGCTATTGATAAAAGAAAAGTTGTTTACCAAATTTATCCAAAATCTTATAAGGATACAAGTGGTAACGGCGTTGGAGATTTGCGTGGGATTATTGACAAAATTCCTTATTTAAAAGAACTTGGTGTTGATATGGTTTGGCTAAACCCATTTTATCCAAGTCCTCAAAGAGACAATGGTTACGATGTGTCAGATTATAGGGCTGTTAATCCTGAGTTTGGGACTATGGCTGATTTTGAAGAGATGGTTGCTATTGCCAAGGACAATGGCATTGAGTTTATGTTGGATATGGTTTTAAACCATTGTTCAACAGATCATGAGTGGTTCCAAAAAGCCTTAGCTGGTGACAGCTTTTATCAGGATTTCTTTATTTTGAGAGACCAACCAACTGACTGGGTGTCTAAATTTGGTGGTAATGCCTGGGCGCCTTTTGGGGATACCGGTAAGTATTATCTGCACCTTTTTGATGTGACACAAGCTGACCTTAATTGGCGTAATCCTCATGTCCGTGAAGAGCTTTTTAAAGTTGTTAATTTCTGGCGTGATAAGGGTGTTAAAGGTTTTCGCTTTGATGTGATTAATTTGATAGGTAAAGACCAAGAATTAGAAGATTGTCCAATTAATGATGGCAAACCAGCCTATACTGATAAACCAATCACACATGATTACCTGAAAATGATGAACAATGCCAGTTTTGGTCAAGACACTTCCTTTATGACTGTTGGTGAAATGTCTGCAACAACTATTGAAAATTGTATTTTATACACTGCACCAGAACGTGAAGAATTATCTATGGCTTTTAACTTCCATCATTTGAAGGTGGATTATCAAGATGGTCAAAAGTGGACTATTATGGACTTTGATTTTCTTGCTTTACGTGATCTTTTCCATTCTTGGGGAGAAGGCATGAGTCAGGGTAATGGCTGGAATGCCTTGTTCTATAATAATCATGACCAACCACGTGCTTTGAATCGTTTTGTTAATGTGGAGGACTTTAGAAATGAAGGAGCAACCATGTTAGCAGCATCGATTCATTTATCACGTGGCACACCTTATATCTATATGGGCGAAGAAATTGGTATGCTTGATCCGGATTATGATTCAATGGCTGATTATGTTGACATTGAGAGTTTAAATGCTTATCAGATGATGCTAGATCAAGGGAAGTCAAAAGAAGAAGCTTTTGAAATCATCAAAGCAAAATCACGGGATAATTCACGTACACCAATGCAATGGGATGCTAGTCAAAATGCAGGTTTTTCAACAGCTACTCCTTGGTTGAAGGCTGGTAAGTCATACTCACAAATTAATGTTGAAAACGAAAAGAATGGTAAAATCTTCCCATTCTATCAAAAACTGATTAAACTTCGTAAAGAAATGCCATTGATTGCTGAAGGAGATTATAAGGCTGCTTATCAAGATAGTGAGTCAGTTTATGCTTTTGAGAGAGAATTGGATGGACAACAGTTACTCGTTTTGAATCATTTCTATGAAGAAGAAGTGACTTTGAACTTGCCACTTGCTTATCAACATGGTCAGGTCTTAATCAGTAACTATGATGATCACATTGTTACAGATAAAGTGACCTTAAAACCCTATCAAACACTTGCTATTTTAGGGAAATAG